CATTACCTTTGTGTAAACGATGAAAGGCAACTGCATCTATTTGAGTTTGTTTCTACGCACTTTGTGAAATGTCTGCATGTGGACAAAAGCAAGGCTTCtgtcctgacccccccccccccccctcccccaagtcCCCCTGTTTCTCCAGAACCCATGATAATGTTGATGGCATATTCAATGAACTGATGAAAACTAACCAAGCGCTCCAGGACAAGTTGTCTACAGAAATAAAGGAGCTTAAAATCAAGAAATTCAACCAAGACAAAAAAAGACAAGGCCGAGGATAAAGTCTACTTCTGGAGAAACCCTGATAAAAGAGGTCCTCCTCTCCATGACAGACGCAGGAGGGAGGCTGCCCACTTCTATCTACCTCGTCTGATCAATGTTCTACAACCAGCGCCTCATCCGCTTCTTGTACCAGTTTTTTATCCAACGAGAGACTGGGCCGACGGAAGGGCGGAGGTGGCCGCGGACACGCGCACCGACGAGATGTCACACCCGACGGTGTAACGACTATCAGAGGCAGAGGGGACCTTTCACACGGTCCCAGAACCCACCGGACTGAGTGGTATTAATTTATCAAGCAAGATATTGAGCCCTGCCCATGTCTCCTTGCTTAATAAAGGGTTATCCGATACGTCAGTCCTTACCCGCCCTGCTGATAAGGGTGGGTCGGTTGTACAATCTGATACGTCAGTCCTTACCCGCCCTGCTGATAAGGGTGGGTCGGTTGTACAATCTGATACGTCAGTCCTTACCCGCCCTGCTGATAAGGGTGGGTCGGTTGTACAATCTGATACGTCAGTCCTTACCCGCCCTGCTGATAAGGGTGGGTCGGTTGTACAATCCGATACGTCAGTCCTTACGGGTGGGTCGGTTGTACAATCCGATACGTCAGTCCTTACCCACCCTGCTGATAAGGGTGGGTCGGTTGTACTCATGGATACGTCAGTCCTTATTCGTCCCGCTGATAAGGGTGGGTCGGTTGTACTCATGGATAGGACAGTCCTTATTCGTCCTGCTGATAAGGGTGGGTCGGTCCTTACCCACCCTGCTGATAAGGGTGGGTCGGTTGTACAATCCGATACGTCAGTCCTTACCCGCCCTGCTGATAAGGGTGGGTCGGTTGTACTCATGGATAGGACAGTTTATGTACATGAGTGTCATAGACAGCTGCTTGACAACACCTTTTACAAGAAACTCAGAAGTGACCCCACTGCCCAATTTCAGAACATGATCTTTACTGCCCTAGATGGATATTTAAATTCTGGTCAGATAACCAAAAAAAGAACTAGACTTTTTGGTTATTTAACACCCTAAAATTGCCACTTTTTATACCTTGCCGAAATTACACAAGAATGTTACAAAGCCTCCAGGGCGCCCTATTGTAgtgggcattgatgcagtaactgCCTCTCTCTCAACTTTTGTTGACTTTTGTATTAGACCACtcgcagaacagctcccctcctttgtaaagaacaccagcagtatgatctcagaacagctcccctcctttgtaaagaacaccagcagtatgatctcagaacagctcccctcctttgtaaagaacaccagcagtatgatctcagaacagctccgCTCCTTTGTAAAgaacaccagcagtatgatctcagaacagctcccctcctttgtaaagaacaccagcagtatgatctcagaacagctccgCTCCTTTGTAAAgaacaccagcagtatgatctcagaacaACTCCCCTCGTTTGTAAAAtaacaccagcagtatgatctcagaacagctcccctcctttgtaaaagACACCACTAGTATGATCTCTTTTATTGAATCTCTTGATCCTCTCCCTGATAACACTTTGTTAGTTACTTTTGATGAGTTGTTATACACAAATATTCCACACGAGGGCGGTATGaagctatggaacattttcttctgcaatGTGACCCTAATGAACTACCTTCCAGTGCCTGCATTATAACATTAGCTGAAATAGTACTCACACAGAACTATTTAATGTTTCTAAATGATTTCTTTATTCAGACGAAGGGTGCTGCTATGGGATCCCCCATGGCTCCTAACTATGCTTATGtgtatgtgggttacatggagaaacagtcaaTTTTCAATCCTCTCAAAAATATTTTCTTGCCTAACATCATTATTTGGAAAtggtatattgatgatatttttgttctgtggaggggtgatgcaaaacagctccaggcgttccatgcttttcttaactcctgttctgagcatctgagatttactatgtaatctgatacacgtcaaatcagtttccttgatcttctgatcttgtgtgaagataatgttttatacactgatctttacaggaagcctactgatcctaacagtttgttgagggctgatagttgtcacccactttccttgaaaaacagtttgccctacagccaattaAGTCAAATCAAAAGAATTTGTAAAAAAACAATCagatttcgacagaaatatggctgagacgcaaaAAAAATTCAAGTAGAGGGGGTACAAAAATGGTCAGATTAATactgccattgagaaaattcaaaaaaacaaaaagaaGCATTCTTGTGTTCTAACTACCTGTTCAAAacgctctgaacaaattaagggaatcgttcacaaacattggcacattctaaaATCCGATGATTGTAttggtaatgtgttttcggacttACCCTTGGTCATTGTCGCGGGGCAGAAACCTCAGAGATCAATTGGTAAGcgctgatttaccaccccaaaatATCCCTGCGCAACGtgtatttgcgcccctactggatggaaactacaagtgtaatggctgtgctcaatacAATGGCACTtctaaatgtagatccttcaaacactctcaaacagggaaacagatcccaatcaaaggtgtcatcacgtgctccactaaggcagttatttatcttagaACATAGTTATTGGACAGTTGCTCTTTTGGACTTAATCAGAATTCAGTGTGGAGAAGAACAAAAAATACACTTTTGCAAAACgttgtatttaattttttattttcctGCTTTAAAACAGTAAGGTGGTAATTGTCCCCCCAAAAAGCATATTGATCATGTTGGGTCTTGGACTTGTCTTTTTATTCCCTGATTAGGCTTTTGGTCCCGTAAACACCAGCCTCTTCCACGTTCTACTCCACAGGGCTCCAGAACCCAATAGACACCATGTACCACCTACAGCCGCTGATGTTCATGGGCCTCCTCCCACTCTTCCTCTTCAATGAAGGTGAGGCTTTTACTCTAACCTGTTTATGATAGTCCATGCCTGCCAGTCTGGACATGACATAGAGGCACTATTTGTGTGTCAGTGCTGAACGATTTCTCTCCATCTGATTATTTCGGCAGGACTGAGCCTGAGTACCTCAGAGAAGCTGTTCTGTGTGAATGAGCTCTCTCCCATGCTCTACTCTCTGGCCACACTGAGTATAGGCGGGTCACTGGCCTTTGGCCTAGTCTTCTCAGAATTCCTGCTAGTCTCAAAGACCTCCAGTCTCACTCTCTCCATAGCAGGGATCTTTAAGGTATGGATGAGAACCCTGTATATCACGTCACTCGgctcctggggcggcagggtagcctagtggttagagcgttggactagtaaccggaaggttgcaagttcaaacccccgagctgacaaggtacaaatctgtcgttctgcccctgaacaggcagtcattgaaaataagaatttgttcttaactgacttgcccagttaaataaaggttaaatacttaaaaaaaaaaaaaaaactatctcTGTATCCTTCTGCACCAAAGGTTGGAACCATACTTATTTTCCAATCtttttgttctgaacagaatcaTTCTTTTTTTGGATCCGTTCCACGGTTctgaccagcaaaataaagttctgaactggTTCAAACCCCCCAAAAAGTTCTGAACTGGTTCAAACCCCCCAAAAAGTTCTGAACTGGTTCAAACCCCCCCAAAAGTTCTGAACTGGTtcaaaccccccaaaaagtaaCGGTTTATTCATTTTCTGTTCCTTTTCAAACCTCCTGAAatcttttattttaattttttacatttagctcaacATTAAATTACATCACCAATAAGTTAGAattatacctacggaggagcaacttctatgaaggaactttgaatgtctttgcacttcagagagttggcttaacgttggttagctaacaagcttgaagcttgtgtgtgtgcagagcggcaccaGAATTCAAATAAAACACATCTTACCTTTCTGTAGTTAATCATTCCAATGTGAAACGggataactatagtatccttagCTAGCATTGAAAAGGTTAATCCATCTCTttccctaatttctgaatcacgCTTTTAAAGTCAGTAGGATACTTGACAATGCTTCGGAGGGGGGAGGGGCATTTTAcctacacatgaacacacactggTAAAGATTTCCATCTGGCAGACAGGCGGTGGAAAACATTTGAGTAACAGGGTGAAAGCTTTGCATAAGCactgattttattttttatttttgtgtgtgGACTGGAAAAAATGCCCAGAAAGGAAAATAATGTTAATACCCGGGTCCCATGTTTTTAATATAAGGTTTCTGTTtccagaacagtatagatcacttttgATTCTGATTCTGTTCCTTGAAACATTTCGttgttttctgttctgttccctgaactggTTCCAAACCCTGCTCTGCACACACCTGCTCCCTCACTTGAATTGGTTATTTTCACAtgcaccatctctccctctgtctcacaaACACTCCTGGTTTCACCTCTGCTACTCTCTTTAGTCAATGTGTGTTTTCCATCTCTCCCTAATGTACACTCCCTGTAGGAGGTGTGTACCCTGCTGCTGGCAGAAGGCCTGATGGGGGACAGGATGAGTGGACTGAACTGGATGAGTTttgctgtctgtgtgtctggtatCGCCTTACACCTGGGACTGAAAACCTACTATTCCATAAGTAAGCTGTATGTGGTACCATGTAAAATTAAGCAAATGGTTGTTAATCTGTTCCTGGTGTAGTCGGTATATGAGGGGTGTTGTAATTGCTTGTTAACGAAGCTCTGCCGACGGTTCCGAGAGGTACAGTATTTCACCTAGCTAGCCTTTACATACAGTTATTCTGTATTCTTTTTCTAATGAGTTCCAGGTCAAAATTCACTCGTTGAGACTGCTGCCCATCGAAAACAGCCCAGACCTGGAACTACCGTTATTACGTCAGAAGgaagatgagggggaggagaccGCTACTGAGGACAATGACGAAGAGCAGGAGATTCTACTCTTGACTCAAACAACATGTTGGACTGACTGTCATGTTTCAGGGAGGCCAGAGGAACAGAAGGGAAGGATTCTTACGCTCTTCTACAGCCAACATTCTCTACAGCCAACATTCTCTTCAGCTTTTGTTCAAAACCTATCGCAGAGTTTAACCAGTGGTAAACGGACAGACACCCTAAACTGTATCAAATGCATATACTGTTGCTGTCAGTGACGTGAAACAGGAGTTTTAACCTTATAATATGTGAAGTGACCAAACTGCAGGTAACCTTAATAATGATGGAAACGTTTACTAGGAATTAAGGATTACTGATGTTCaatacatttgtttttcaaatgcaaatgattgattgatttaattaCTGAGTTAAAACAAATTGGTTGTAATTTGCACTGTAGGAAGGGGTGTGATTTGAGATTGAATAAACTGTTTTTTTGTTGCTGCTACAATGTGCTGGATGATCTTACTTTAAGTTTAAAAAAATTTGCACAATTATTCAGACCATTATAAATCATTTCTTCACCAAAGTCTTTCACATAGCGGCACTCAGCGTGTGCTAAGTGGTGCTCACACTGGCTGGCCGAACATGTAATCACATTTAACATCTCTTTCTCATGATGTGCACTGCTAGGCGCCAGCCCTTTACCTACTTTTGTTTGATTTTCTCATTTGGAATCTAATTTCATGTGGAGATACCTCGCTCTCATAAACCTGATTTAGTTGGCGTAACTTATAAGACCTGTGGAGAGACCTCCCTCTGAAAACCTGATTTAGTTTAACTTTAGTTTAACTCATGTGAGCACTTCCTCAATTCCCCCAGGTGGACGGAGACACGACCAGTCACTGAGTTTGGATATGTGGTGACACTAACAACGGGCAGACTGGGACGAGAAATCGGCCCCGGGCATTTCTAACTCAAAGGCCCATTATTTTCCTCGAGGCCCCCACACCTGCCCATCTCTCAAAGCTCCCATTATTAGCTAAATAATGAGCATTCTGTACAAAACCCTCAATTTAGACAGACCCACTGAGCCAAAGATGGACCAACCCATCTGTTATTTCCCTGAACTACCCTATGGCCAGTCTGCCTCTGACTGACCACATGGAAATGTGGTAACACTGACATCTGTATTGGGTTTGTAACTAGAAACATGAATAAGAATGTTTTTAgctcaaaaaataataataaacactttTTATTTGACTATTCACTTCAGCCTTTGCCATTTACTGCTGCCATTGGTGGTTTGGGTTTTGGTCCAGTAATTGTTTATTTACTTTGACTAGGCAATGTAAGAAAGCTCTAGTTTTTACACAATTCATATTTTGTGGAAGAAATAATATTCAAACttattcagaaaacaaaacttaTTTACATTTACTTTCCTGGCTTTCATTATACTGATCTGACATCAAAACAGACATTGTTTCCCAGGTAACTTGTTATATGCAGTCTGTCTGAAAAGGGGAACTGTGCTTCCTAATCTGCAGTGCGTAGTACTACTGCTTCAACTAGTTAATTCACTGATGGCAATATTCACCGGTAATGACAATAATGAGGAACTACTGCTATTAACTACTGCTATTAACTACTGCTATTAACTACTGCTATTAACTACTGTTATTAACTACTGCTATTAACTACTGCTATTAACTACTGCTATTAACTACTGCTATTAACTACTGTTATTAACTACTGCTATTAACTACTGCTATTAACTACTGCTATTAACTACTGCTATTAAATACTGCTATTAACTACTGCTATTAACTACTGCTATTAACTACTGCTATTAACTACTGCTATTAACTACTGCTATTAACTACTGTTATTAACTACTGCTATTAACTACTGCTATTAACTACTGCTATTAACTACTGCTATTAAATACTGCTATTAACTACTGCTATTAACTACTGCTATTAACTACTGCTATTAACTACTGTTATTAACTACTGCTATTAACTACTGCTATTAACTACTGCTATTAACTACTGCTATTAACTACTGCTATTAACTACTGCTATTAACTACTGCTATTAACTACTGCTATTAACTACTGCTATTAACTACTGCTATTAACTACTGTTATTAACTACTGCTATTAACTACTGCTATTAACTACTGCTATTAACTCCTGTCATAACCTTTGTTTTCTGGTCTCCAGGTTTATCATGCCTCTGACCTGGCTTCCCAGTGCTGATGGGGCTTTACCTGGTGATGGGGCTCACCTCTTCCCAGTGCTGATGGGGCTTTACCTGGTGATGGGGCTTTACCTGGTGATGGGGCTCACCTCTTCCCAGTGCTGATGGGGCTTTACCTGGTGATGGGGCTTTACCTGGTGCTGCTGCTCACCTCTTCCCAGTGCTGATGGGGCTTTACCTGGTGCCGCTACTCACCTCTTCCCAGTGCTGATGGGGCTTTACCTGGTGATGGGGCTTTACCTGGTGCTGCTGCTCACCTCTTCCCAGTGCTGATGGGGCTTTACCTGGTGCCGCTACTCACCTCTTCCCAGTGCTAATGGGGCTTTACCTGGTGCTGCTGGTCACCTCTTCCCAGTGCTAATGGGGCTTTACCTGGTGCCGCTACTCACCTCTTCCCAGTGCTAATGGGGCTTTACCTGGTGCCGCTACTCACCTCTTCCCAGTGCTGATGGGGCTTTACCTGGTGCTGCTGGTCACATTCCAGTTCCCTCATTGATAGCAGTTTGATATAATGTAGGTCTAGATGTGCTGACTAGATGACCCCCTGGGCTTTAGCTGTAGAAGCATAGAGAGCCCCTGGCGTTGTGCATTCTCTCCAGACTGACATGTAGATGTCTGTCGGACATGCAGACTCATGTCAGCAAAATTAATTCCTCATGTAAGCAAAATGCACACATTTTGTGTGCTGTTTTGATGTGTTATTATCAGTGTGCAACAGTGCTATGATGGCTGATGCTTTCTGGGTCTTTGGCAGCGCGtgggttgttgttgttattcatgGGAGTGTGGGGCCTTGACCCTCAGTCTCCCGCTCCACTCTGATCCTCTGCCAGAACAAGAAGCGGGGACGCTACTTTAGCGTTTCCATATGAACAGAGACCCTTGCCCCTTACCCCTGTCCCAGCCCTCACCTCTCTGAATGACTCGATGCCCAAAGTCAGGCATCAACAGTGAGTGCTGTGATTCATGTCTGCAGTCCTCTGCGCCCCTGCCACACAGTGCTGTTCGGGCCATGACGT
This genomic stretch from Oncorhynchus kisutch isolate 150728-3 linkage group LG24, Okis_V2, whole genome shotgun sequence harbors:
- the LOC109869427 gene encoding solute carrier family 35 member C2-like isoform X1 — protein: MYHLQPLMFMGLLPLFLFNEGLSLSTSEKLFCVNELSPMLYSLATLSIGGSLAFGLVFSEFLLVSKTSSLTLSIAGIFKEVCTLLLAEGLMGDRMSGLNWMSFAVCVSGIALHLGLKTYYSIIPGQNSLVETAAHRKQPRPGTTVITSEGR
- the LOC109869427 gene encoding solute carrier family 35 member C2-like isoform X3, yielding MYHLQPLMFMGLLPLFLFNEGLSLSTSEKLFCVNELSPMLYSLATLSIGGSLAFGLVFSEFLLVSKTSSLTLSIAGIFKEVCTLLLAEGLMGDRMSGLNWMSFAVCVSGIALHLGLKTYYSISKLSKFTR
- the LOC109869427 gene encoding solute carrier family 35 member C2-like isoform X2, whose product is MYHLQPLMFMGLLPLFLFNEGLSLSTSEKLFCVNELSPMLYSLATLSIGGSLAFGLVFSEFLLVSKTSSLTLSIAGIFKEVCTLLLAEGLMGDRMSGLNWMSFAVCVSGIALHLGLKTYYSISQNSLVETAAHRKQPRPGTTVITSEGR